The region aaagaaaaagcccaaacagaagaaaaaaagaccACCCCCCAAACCCAACGTTCCCCACCTCTCCCTTTTTTTGAAGCTAAAACGCCAGTTGGCTCTTTATTCATTTGACGCTAGCATGTCTGGCTGTAATAAATCAGCCAGCCACCCAGGGATTGTCTCATACATAAGTATAGATACAGAAAGGTCTAACGATTGTCTAGCTACCCGGTGAGCCACTGTATTACATCGCCGGCTGGCGAACCGTAGCCTGAATCCCTGGAAAAAGGTACTCAACACTTCCATATCTCTCAATAGATGATAACATGACGATTTCTGCGTAGTCTCCCACAGCCGTATGATTTCATGGCAATCTGTTTCGACTTCAACTCGGTGTAGACCCATATCACGTGCCATGAAAAACGCATCTCTGCGGGCAAGAAGTTCAAGCGTCAACGGATCAGTCATCCCCTCATACTTTGAGCCTCCCGCTCTCAGATAATGTCCATGGTGATCACGGGCAACAAAGCCCGTTCCTCCTCGCACTCGTGCCGAGTGTGTAGCTCCATCCGTGTTGATTTTAACCCAACCCTCTTTCGGTGGCCCTTGGGAGGGCAATGGCCTGGGTCTTTTCTGTAGCTGGAATCTCCAGAGCTCGCActattttttttagaacgaaggctcaagaagagcccggctttgaattagcaaagccatcaaccggccaggaagtAGAGGACTGCAACTTACAacaagaaagaaaaatgaaaaaggaaaaaaagatacaaTGTGCTGATCAGTAGAACAACTCGAAGACAAAGAGAACAACACTCTTGCCATCGAACGCCTCAAGGCCGAAACTAGCTAACCTACTAGGGCGACGGGAGAGGGGCATCACCATGCATGTTTTGTGTCATTGAGTGCCACCAACGGACCAAACAGGGAAGCACATGATCTGACTCCGCCGCCGCAAAGGGTCCCTACCCTTTCACCCAGGGTCGATGGGTGCCGCACCGGCGGCCGACGAAGTGGTTCACCCTAGAACCCAAATCAAAGTGCCCAAGCGGCCAAATGAGAGGCACCAGGAACATACCCACATGAAACTGAAAACCGACCACCCAAACACCGTTGTTGGCAGCAGCAAGGCAAAGCACCGAATGAGAGTTGTTGGACGAAGGCGCTGAAACATCAGAGAAGGCCAAAAGGATGCAACACCATGCCCCGGTCAAGGATCGGAATCGCTAACGCCGAAGGCCTACCGCTGGCACTGAGGCAGGGACCCCAATCCCCTTGCACCAGAGGTTGAAGCACTCCACACCTGGACCATAGCAGGATGCCCACGATGAGATCAGGCCACCAAACCGCCGTCGAACCACACCCAACTCCACCACCACTTGAGCCATCCCTGGACGACACCTTCGGGAAGGAACATGCCACCAAAATGCCGTTGTCGCCAGGAAAAGGGGACCTAAGGCTTTCACCTGAGCTCATGGGTAGGGTGGAAGGAAGAGGAATCCCACCGAAGCCTCCAACAAGGGAAACGACGCCCAGAGGCGACGTCTTCGGTGTGGCCGCCGCGCTGGCCAGGGATTTCCCCCGGATCCGCACCCACCCACCAGATCCGCGCAGCCGACGCCCAAGAACTGCCGACCAGAGCCACCAGGGACCGGGATCGACGCGAATTGGAGTAGATNNNNNNNNNNNNNNNNNNNNNNNNNNNNNNNNNNNNNNNNNNNNNNNNNNNNNNNNNNNNNNNNNCTCGTATCTAAAGGGAGCTACTACCTCAGCCATTTCAAAATGTACATCATCACGCACGTAATCACCAAGAGTGGTACCGAGCACTAGCCTCGGATGATtagcgatatcgctagacaccttgagcgggcggcattattcttctcctgttcgccgagctggggaatttttttcccACTTTGTCTTGCAGCTCTggtagtacttcccgaccgccgcGCTTCATCATATGTCTTTGCAATATAGCGGTCATAGTTGGATGGCGGCagaggcggtggtggtcgcttaAGGGCATCCAGAGTGCGATTCCTTTTCACCAGATCTATTATTTCCTTTGGAGGTGGACGTTTCCATTCAAAATGGGCCTGCACTTCAGCAGCACTGATATCCTTGCTTTCCTCGTCAGACCTCTCATATGGTAATTTTGGAGGAGCCCTGAGGCTTGGACCAGCTTTGAATTTCTTCCCGCCTATTGTATTGGTAGCCATTGGAGTGAGGCGGCGGAGTCCGCTgacgcgccggaggaggaggagtccactgacgcgccggaggaggcggagtcAGTTGACCCGCCGGAGATAGCTGAGACGGAAGAGGACTTTGCTAACAGGCCTCCTCCACTGGAGTCCGCTGAGGCGGTGGAGACAGCTCACGCGCCGGAGATGACTTAGGAAGCTGAGGCGGCTGAGCTGGACTGGGAGGAGTCTGCTGAGGCGGCGTCCAGTTTAGAAGCTTGATGTTCTCCTTTCTCCATAGGCAGGTACTCCTTAAGGCATTTTCCAGAtgaatctccccttcacctgtagggtacTCAAGCTCCAGCCCCTCAAAtcactccattatttcatccaccccgACAATAGCAAAGCCATGTGGAATCGGACGGCAATGGAAAGTCCCTTCATCTTGAGGAGGTAAGAAAGAGCCGACCACCACCTTCAAGGTCAGGTTATGGCATTTCGCCATTAGCACACAATGTTCATTCTCCGTGATActatccacggggtagcgaggagccgTGATATGATGATGAAcgagctccgtggaagccacgctgcttctctgctgagatggtggggtagcttcgagGGCAGTGTCGAACGAAGGATCTTCGTGCCGCTGAGATGGTTGGTCGGTAGCTCGCTGGCTCTCAAGTTTCTCTAGTTTCGCTAATCTTGCAATCATCTTCTGCATTTCGCTTGCTTTCTCTTTCCTTTTTCTCTCTCGGCTTCTATAACCACCGCTGTCGGGAAACCCATGCACCCACGGAACAGAGCCTgatgtgcctcgtgttcgtccagggtgtccaggattcccaagggcctgtgtcagctcgtccttctctctgtcgggATGGAATCTCCCTTCCCGCGCTACCTTGATTGCTTCCTCACGCTTCTTGACGGGTATTGCAACTTGAGCTTTCGTCCAAACACACTTCCCTGATTATGGGttcaaagttcccccaaccccgaagaaccaagtccttgaccgATCTGGCCAGTGTAGTGTCGCTGGTTGGACCCCTTTAGCAAGCAGGTCTTGTTCAGCTTTGTCCCATGTGGGTCGGGCTTTgttgtagccacctgaccccgtaacATGGCGATACTTATTCTTTGCAACATTTTTCTTATTTATCTCTGACTTTTGCTTGGCCTTCTCCGATTTCTTGTAGGCGACAAATGCGggccaatgatcttttatcttcgcatattgatcggtgaattctggagtcttatgtttgtcgacaaactttttatTCAAATCTTTCTTCCAATTCTTGAatagttgccatcttcttaagagcaaacgCCTTGACCTTCGGGAGAATAACTTGCTTATTCGGATCCTCTTCTGGAGGTAGGCTGAGATGTGTCATCAGCGAGTTCTAAAGATCATATTTCTGTCTATCGTGGACATAACAAACTTCAGGGTCCTTCTTATCCATTCTTGGATGCTGATCGTGACGCTGTCCCTAACAATAACTCCGCAAATGTATAAATGTGTCCTTGGTCCGCTTGGGAGCAATCGGTTGGCCATCTCGAGCGACTTCTTCGATCATGAACCTTTCATCCCGGCGCAACCTTTTCTTCGAACCTCGTCTCCCTATGGAAGTTtggctcgatccagagggctaaaagaagaaagaagcgttaatatatgtacatacaaaacaattaatgcatcNNNNNNNNNNNNNNNNNNNNNNNNNNNNNNNNNNNNNNNNNNNNNNNNNNNNNNNNNNNNNNNNNNNNNNNNNNNNNNNNNNNNNNNNNNNNNNNNNNNNNNNNNNNNNNNNNNNNNNNNNNNNNNNNNNNNNNNNNNNNNNNNNNNNNNNNNNNNNNNNNNNNNNNNNNNNNNNNNNNNNNNNNNNNNNNNNNNNNNNNNNNNNNNNNNNNNNNNNNNNNNNNNNNNNNNNNNNNNNNNNNNNNNNNNNNNNNNNNNNNNNNNNNNNNNNNNNNNNNNNNNNNNNNNNNNNNNNNNNNNNNNNNNNNNNNNNNNNNNNNNNNNNNNNNNNNNNNNNNNNNNNNNNNNNNNNNNNNNNNNNNNNNNNNNNNNNNNNNNNNNNNNNNNNNNNNNNNNNNNNNNNNNNNNNNNNNNNNNNNNNNNNNNNNNNNNNNNNNNNNNNNNNNNNNNNNNNNNNNNNNNNNNNNNNNNNNNNNNNNNNNNNNNNNNNNNNNNNNNNNNNNNNNNNNNNNNNNNNNNNNNNNNNNNNNNNNNNNNNNNNNNNNNNNNNNNNNNNNNNNNNNNNNNNNNNNNNNNNNNNNNNNNNNNNNNNNNNNNNNNNNNNNNNNNNNNNNNNNNNNNNNNNNNNNNNNNNNNNNNNNNNNNNNNNNNNNNNNNNNNNNNNNNNNNNNNNNNNNNNNNNNNNNNNNNNNNNNNNNNNNNNNNNNNNNNNNNNNNNNNNNNNNNNNNNNNNNNNNNNNNNNNNNNNNNNNNNNNNNNNNNNNNNNNNNNNNNNNNNNNNNNNNNNNNNNNNNNNNNNNNNNNNNNNNNNNNNNNNNNNNNNNNNNNNNNNNNNNNNNNNNNNNNNNNNNNNNNNNNNNNNNNNNNNNNNNNNNNNNNNNNNNNNNNNNNNNNNNNNNNNNNNNNNNNNNNNNNNNNNNNNNNNNNNNNNNNNNNNNNNNNNNNNNNNNNNNNNNNNNNNNNNNNNNNNNNNNNNNNNNNNNNNNNNNNNNNNNNNNNNNNNNNNNNNNNNNNNNNNNNNNNNNNNNNNNNNNNNNNNNNNNNNNNNNNNNNNNNNNNNNNNNNNNNNNNNNNNNNNNNNNNNNNNNNNNNNNNNNNNNNNNNNNNNNNNNNNNNNNNNNNNNNNNNNNNNNNNNNNNNNNNNNNNNNNNNNNNNNNNNNNNNNNNNNNNNNNNNNNNNNNNNNNNNNNNNNNNNNNNNNNNNNNNNNNNNNNNNNNNNNNNNNNNNNNNNNNNNNNNNNNNNNNNNNNNNNNNNNNNNNNNNNNNNNNNNNNNNNNNNNNNNNNNNNNNNNNNNNNNNNNNNNNNNNNNNNNNNNNNNNNNNNNNNNNNNNNNNNNNNNNNNNNNNNNNNNNNNNNNNNNNNNNNNNNNNNNNNNNNNNNNNNNNNNNNNNNNNNNNNNNNNNNNNNNNNNNNNNNNNNNNNNNNNNNNNNNNNNNNNNNNNNNNNNNNNNNNNNNNNNNNNNNNNNNNNNNNNNNNNNNNNNNNNNNNNNNNNNNNNNNNNNNNNNNNNNNNNNNNNNNNNNNNNNNNNNNNNNNNNNNNNNNNNNNNNNNNNNNNNNNNNNNNNNNNNNNNNNNNNNNNNNNNNNNNNNNNNNNNNNNNNNNNNNNNNNNNNNNNNNNNNNNNNNNNNNNNNNNNNNNNNNNNNNNNNNNNNNNNNNNNNNNNNNNNNNNNNNNNNNNNNNNNNNNNNNNNNNNNNNNNNNNNNNNNNNNNNNNNNNNNNNNNNNNNNNNNNNNNNNNNNNNNNNNNNNNNNNNNNNNNNNNNNNNNNNNNNNNNNNNNNNNNNNNNNNNNNNNNNNNNNNNNNNNNNNNNNNNNNNNNNNNNNNNNNNNNNNNNNNNNNNNNNNNNNNNNNNNNNNNNNNNNNNNNNNNNNNNNNNNNNNNNNNNNNNNNNNNNNNNNNNNNNNNNNNNNNNNNNNNNNNNNNNNNNNNNNNNNNNNNNNNNNNNNNNNNNNNNNNNNNNNNNNNNNNNNNNNNNNNNNNCGCCACCTTCGTCAGAGCCGCGCGGGCGCGCCGATGGGCTCCTCTGACGGCGGCGGAGGGGTGGGGAAGGGAGGGGGGCCTAACGCGGCGGCTAGGGATGGCCCCCGAGTCGCCTCGGAGGAGACGACGCGGGGGAGGGGTTTACGAGACATACGCCGAACTTGGAAAAGAAATGTGCAAATTTCTCGCACTATTCCCCACCTCTCCCCACTCTCCCCGATTCCCAGCCGCCACCATCCCCGCCGCCGCACGCCTCCCCCTAATCCCAACGGCCAGCGAGCATCCCCCTAATCCCAACGGCCGGCGAGCCTCCCGCTTCCTCCCTCGGCGGGCGCGCCTCCCCACGGTCGGGTCCAGACCGGCTCCAATGCGCCGCTGCCGCCATCTTCCCCTGCGTGCTGTTGCCAGGCGTTGGATCCCGAGCGCCGCCGGCGGGCCCTGGATCCCACGCGCCGCCGCCTGTCCATGGATCCCGCGCACTGCCGTCGCCTCCCAAGGCCACAACGCGCCACCTGGCGGCCCCCGCTGGAGACCCCCTGCCTCCTTCCTCCCAGCGTCGGCCGGGTGGTGCATCACCTGAGCGCCGTCGAGCACAGCCGGAGATCCCCCCTGCCTCCTTCCTCCGTGGACTCACGTCCACAGCCACTCCACCGCCCCCAGCACGGGCGCGCGGGATCCAGCAGCGGCGAGCCTCTGATGGGAGGTTTCAGGTGTTCCCTGCGACTGTACAATGCCCAGTTTCTGTATTGTTTCTAAGTGATTTTCTTGTCTGAAGTTCAGACGTATTTGCAGGTGCAAAAAAGTTGGATGTGGTAATATGTTGGTTCAGTTTCACAGGTACTTCAAATATTGGGAAAAGAGAGTTTCCTTCTCCAAAATGCGTCAAAGTCGTGAAGTGCTAATTCTTCTTGTGTGCTTCTATAGAGCCTTGTGTTTCAGTCACCACCATCAACGAACCAGCTCGTCCTATTTTGCGGAAGCAAGGCACACGATAGTTTTTAGCCGGAATGCATTTCAGAGGTAATACGGAATCAAGGTTCAGAGAGATTTTTTTAGCACATTCAGAGAGCTTTTCAGTGCACTGCAGCCAAATTCGTTCTGGAGGCCAACTGCTGACGTTTGGTTTTGATTTTATTTTACAAATGAAGTTGCTAGCAGTAGTAGATCTTGGGATTTGGTCACACAAGGAAGAAGATGAAAAGAAAAATGGTGAGTTGGAGATTGCATGTTCATTGCTCAGAAGGATAAAATCCTTTTGGTTTTAGCTAGAGAAAACCTAGTGGGGTAAAAAAAAAGCAGCTAAATGGTTTGC is a window of Triticum dicoccoides isolate Atlit2015 ecotype Zavitan chromosome 2B, WEW_v2.0, whole genome shotgun sequence DNA encoding:
- the LOC119367022 gene encoding uncharacterized protein LOC119367022, with translation MDPAHCRRLPRPQRATWRPPLETPCLLPPSVGRVVHHLSAVEHSRRSPLPPSSVDSRPQPLHRPQHGRAGSSSGEPLMGGFRCKKVGCGNMLVQFHRALCFSHHHQRTSSSYFAEARHTIVFSRNAFQR